ATCCGACGATGCAGTGAAATCCAATTATTTAAAGCCAAGCATGTTCTTTTCTGTCTCTGTTGACAGTGAGAAACCGGAGGAGGCCGCTAAGCTTATAGATTACTGGACTAATTCGGTGGAATGCAACAAGATTCTTTTAGGTGAGCGCGGAGTACCCGTGTCGTCTGTTGTGGCGGACGCTATTGCCGCAGATATGAGCGAATCTGATCAGAAGGTGGT
This window of the Anaerotignum faecicola genome carries:
- a CDS encoding carbohydrate ABC transporter substrate-binding protein, whose translation is MKIGITTWPSDDAVKSNYLKPSMFFSVSVDSEKPEEAAKLIDYWTNSVECNKILLGERGVPVSSVVADAIAADMSESDQKVVDYINNVVTPKCSTVSPASPNGATEVYDVVYKMQEKICYEEITPEAAAEELLKQ